A genomic segment from Aegilops tauschii subsp. strangulata cultivar AL8/78 chromosome 1, Aet v6.0, whole genome shotgun sequence encodes:
- the LOC141033364 gene encoding uncharacterized protein codes for MPKSMRPFLKEDRFYTFASFSIEGDKEMLRSSGLEINPDKYIDIQRKWRVPFKGRKRYHCLADVVGSVIHPFYKQMKDKIDRVEDHKLWGISPLPNYLTEYAAIDAYATYESWKRIENIREGMESAKEADKNYDDPYYGY; via the coding sequence ATGCCCAAGAGCATGCGCCCATTCCTGAAGGAGGACAGGTTCTACACCTTTGCCAGCTTCAGTATTGAAGGTGACAAAGAGATGCTGCGAAGTTCTGGTTTGGAGATCAACCCCGACAAGTACATCGACATCCAGCGCAAATGGAGAGTTCCTTTCAAGGGAAGAAAGAGGTACCACTGTTTGGCTGATGTTGTAGGGAGCGTGATCCACCCATTCTACAAACAAATGAAGGATAAGATTGATAGGGTTGAAGACCATAAACTGTGGGGGATCAGCCCACTGCCAAATTACCTCACTGAGTATGCAGCGATAGATGCGTACGCCACCTATGAGTCGTGGAAGAGAATTGAAAACATCAGAGAAGGTATGGAGAGTGCAAAAGAGGCAGATAAGAATTATGACGATCCTTACTACGGATACTAG